A portion of the Flavobacterium magnum genome contains these proteins:
- a CDS encoding glyoxalase, whose translation MQTKVYSLRPFIGAKDFNLSRSFYRDLGFEETALGPQMSVFRLQDFSFYLQNAYVKDWIDNTMLFMEVEDTAKVFNELLALNLPAKYEGVKLIPVREEPWGRECFLHDPSGVLWHFGEFFDK comes from the coding sequence ATGCAAACAAAAGTATATTCGCTGCGCCCTTTTATCGGCGCCAAAGATTTTAATCTCTCCCGTTCATTTTACCGTGATCTCGGTTTTGAAGAGACAGCACTGGGTCCCCAAATGTCGGTATTCCGCCTGCAGGATTTCAGTTTCTACCTTCAGAACGCCTATGTAAAAGACTGGATCGACAACACGATGCTGTTCATGGAAGTGGAAGATACGGCAAAGGTCTTCAACGAATTGCTGGCACTAAACCTCCCGGCAAAATACGAGGGCGTAAAGTTGATCCCGGTGCGTGAGGAACCCTGGGGAAGGGAATGTTTTTTGCATGACCCTTCGGGGGTACTATGGCATTTCGGAGAGTTTTTTGATAAATGA
- the priA gene encoding replication restart helicase PriA, whose translation MFFAEIILPLNLPRTFTYSVTAEERNLLQRGMRVAVPFGKNKIYTGLVTELHDREPSLYEARPIGQILDEKPIVTEIQLAHWLWIASYYMCSPGDVFRGAMPSALLLESETMISLKPDANCDPEQLSDQELLVYSALLQQSSLRVSEVMPLLNRKNVFPIIRKMMENNIISIREEVQDMYTPKLVKYIRLHRDYDAASDLQALLEVLKSAKKQKEALLGYFQLNAEKKPIAVKRLTETSGVTAAVIKGLVEKGIFEEYHIREDRVDFGDDRGDDRLLLSKAQQSTLDNIVSALEKKDVCLLHGVTASGKTEMYFRLIEKYIKEGQQVLYLLPEIALTTQLVGRLQKHFGNRVSVFHSKYSNNERVETWNRVLDNAEKAQIVIGARSALFLPFRQLGLVIIDEEHEQTFKQQDPAPRYHARDAAIVLASYHQAKVLLGSATPSLETYYNATSGKYGLAEITERFGNVLMPEIELVDIKDKYFRKRMTGHFSDTLIGHIEAALSVNEQVILFQNRRGYSPVVECLTCGHVPQCPQCDVSLTYHKFKGQLRCHYCGHHIAMPVNCHQCGSPDLTTKGFGTEQIEQELALLFPNAKTARMDQDTTRGKYSFEKLIDSFKNREIDILVGTQMLAKGLDFDNVSLVGIMNADNMLYYPDFRAFERSFQMMVQVSGRSGRSHKQGKVVIQTFNPMHNTIQQVTRNDYEGMFKEQLYERHIYKYPPYFRLIRLTLKHRDFEKLREGASWLYEVLRQNLDIPVLGPEEPSVSRIRNEYIRTIMVKMPQEKALGQTKKRIRKVLNSFETIAPYRAIKVIVNVDF comes from the coding sequence ATGTTTTTTGCAGAAATCATCCTCCCGTTAAACCTTCCGCGGACCTTCACATACAGCGTCACCGCTGAAGAACGGAACCTCCTGCAAAGAGGCATGCGCGTTGCCGTTCCATTTGGGAAAAACAAGATTTATACGGGCCTTGTGACAGAATTGCATGATCGTGAACCCTCATTGTACGAAGCCAGGCCCATCGGCCAGATCCTCGATGAAAAGCCTATAGTGACGGAAATCCAGCTGGCACATTGGCTTTGGATTGCCTCCTATTATATGTGCAGCCCGGGCGATGTGTTCCGCGGGGCGATGCCATCGGCGCTGCTGCTGGAAAGTGAAACCATGATCTCGTTGAAACCTGACGCAAACTGTGACCCGGAACAGCTCAGCGACCAGGAATTGCTTGTATACAGCGCGTTGCTGCAGCAGTCATCACTGAGGGTCTCCGAAGTCATGCCGTTGCTCAACCGCAAGAATGTATTTCCCATCATCAGGAAAATGATGGAAAACAACATCATTTCGATACGCGAGGAAGTACAGGACATGTACACGCCAAAACTCGTGAAATACATCCGCCTGCATCGGGATTATGATGCGGCTTCCGACTTACAGGCGTTGCTCGAAGTGCTGAAATCCGCCAAAAAACAAAAAGAAGCCTTGCTGGGATATTTCCAGCTTAACGCCGAGAAAAAGCCGATTGCCGTCAAACGCCTCACCGAAACTTCGGGCGTTACGGCTGCCGTAATAAAAGGCTTGGTGGAGAAAGGCATTTTCGAGGAATACCACATCCGAGAAGACAGGGTTGATTTTGGTGACGATAGGGGAGATGATAGGTTACTGCTGAGCAAAGCACAGCAAAGCACGCTGGATAACATAGTGTCTGCGCTGGAGAAAAAAGACGTCTGCCTGCTTCACGGTGTCACGGCATCGGGGAAAACCGAAATGTACTTCCGGCTCATAGAAAAGTACATTAAAGAAGGCCAACAGGTACTGTATTTATTGCCTGAAATTGCGTTGACCACACAGCTTGTCGGCCGGCTCCAGAAGCATTTCGGAAACAGGGTTTCGGTATTTCATTCCAAATACAGCAACAATGAGCGCGTCGAAACGTGGAACCGCGTGCTCGATAATGCGGAAAAAGCCCAGATTGTCATAGGCGCACGGTCGGCGCTGTTCCTGCCATTCCGGCAATTGGGGCTGGTTATTATTGACGAAGAACACGAGCAGACTTTCAAACAGCAGGATCCCGCACCACGCTATCATGCGCGCGATGCGGCCATCGTCCTGGCATCATACCATCAGGCCAAAGTGTTGCTCGGATCGGCCACGCCTTCATTGGAAACTTATTATAACGCCACGTCAGGAAAATATGGCCTGGCAGAAATTACAGAGCGTTTCGGGAATGTGCTGATGCCTGAGATCGAGCTTGTGGATATCAAGGACAAATATTTCCGCAAACGGATGACGGGGCATTTCAGCGATACCCTGATTGGCCACATTGAAGCCGCATTGTCGGTGAATGAGCAGGTGATCTTATTTCAGAACCGACGCGGTTATTCGCCTGTAGTGGAATGCCTGACCTGCGGGCACGTGCCGCAATGCCCCCAATGTGATGTTAGCCTCACCTACCATAAGTTCAAGGGACAACTTCGGTGCCATTATTGCGGCCACCATATTGCCATGCCGGTCAACTGCCATCAGTGCGGCAGTCCCGATCTGACCACCAAGGGGTTCGGCACGGAGCAAATCGAGCAGGAACTGGCGCTGTTGTTCCCGAATGCCAAAACGGCGCGCATGGATCAGGACACCACGCGTGGCAAATACAGTTTTGAGAAACTCATCGACAGTTTCAAGAACCGGGAGATCGATATCCTGGTCGGCACCCAGATGCTGGCCAAAGGCCTCGATTTTGACAACGTTTCTTTAGTCGGGATCATGAACGCCGACAATATGTTGTATTACCCCGATTTCAGGGCGTTTGAACGCAGTTTCCAGATGATGGTGCAGGTGTCGGGAAGGTCCGGCCGTTCGCACAAACAGGGTAAAGTCGTCATCCAGACCTTTAACCCGATGCACAACACCATCCAGCAGGTCACACGCAACGATTATGAAGGCATGTTTAAGGAGCAGCTTTATGAAAGGCATATTTACAAATACCCGCCGTATTTCCGATTGATACGGCTTACGTTGAAGCACCGCGATTTCGAAAAGCTCAGGGAAGGTGCGTCCTGGCTTTATGAGGTGTTGAGGCAAAATCTCGACATTCCTGTTTTAGGTCCTGAAGAGCCGTCGGTGAGCCGCATACGCAATGAGTACATTCGGACAATAATGGTGAAGATGCCACAGGAAAAGGCTTTGGGGCAAACTAAAAAACGTATAAGAAAGGTGCTCAACAGCTTTGAGACCATCGCGCCTTACAGGGCAATCAAGGTAATAGTGAATGTGGATTTTTAG
- a CDS encoding DHH family phosphoesterase gives MNKDDIKGIRQLLTSPKRIAIIPHRSPDGDAMGSTLGLYHFLLKLGHNPFVIAPNEFPDFLAWLPGSEKVSVFEKDKETGIRMLQEADIVFTLDFNALHRTGEMEHTLVTLKVPFVMIDHHQKPDSYATFMYSDTTFGSTCEMLYNFIREMDGEHLIDRTIATCIYTGIVTDSGSFRYPSTTSATHRIVANLIELGIDNSEVHTLLFDNNSFDRLQLMGQALQNMKVFPEHKTAYITLSQKELDQHHYVKGDTEGLVNYGLSIKGIIFAAIFIEHREENIIKISFRSQGNFDVNQFARDHFNGGGHINAAGGKSYQNMRDTIKKFENIIKSL, from the coding sequence ATGAATAAAGACGATATTAAGGGCATCCGTCAGTTGCTTACCTCCCCAAAAAGGATTGCGATTATTCCGCACCGAAGCCCCGATGGAGACGCGATGGGATCGACCCTGGGCCTGTACCATTTCCTGCTTAAACTCGGACACAATCCGTTTGTCATTGCCCCGAACGAATTCCCGGATTTCCTGGCGTGGCTGCCGGGCTCCGAAAAAGTATCGGTATTCGAGAAAGATAAGGAAACGGGCATACGAATGCTGCAGGAAGCGGATATCGTCTTTACGCTCGATTTCAATGCGTTGCACCGTACCGGCGAAATGGAACACACGCTCGTGACGTTGAAAGTGCCGTTCGTGATGATCGACCACCACCAGAAACCTGACAGCTACGCCACGTTCATGTACTCCGACACCACTTTTGGTTCGACATGCGAGATGCTGTATAATTTCATACGAGAGATGGACGGGGAACACTTGATTGACCGTACCATCGCCACGTGTATCTACACAGGCATTGTGACCGATTCGGGATCATTCCGCTACCCGTCCACCACAAGCGCCACGCACCGCATTGTAGCCAACCTGATTGAACTCGGGATTGATAACAGTGAAGTCCACACGCTGTTGTTTGACAACAATTCGTTTGATCGACTGCAGCTCATGGGACAGGCGTTACAGAACATGAAGGTTTTTCCTGAACATAAAACCGCGTACATTACGCTGTCGCAGAAGGAACTCGACCAGCATCATTACGTGAAAGGCGACACGGAGGGCCTCGTGAACTACGGATTATCGATTAAAGGCATTATTTTTGCTGCAATCTTTATAGAACACAGGGAAGAAAACATCATCAAGATTTCGTTTCGTTCTCAGGGTAATTTCGACGTGAACCAGTTTGCCCGGGACCATTTCAACGGCGGCGGACACATCAACGCGGCAGGTGGGAAATCATACCAAAACATGCGCGACACCATCAAGAAATTTGAAAACATCATCAAAAGCCTGTAA
- the nadC gene encoding carboxylating nicotinate-nucleotide diphosphorylase, translated as MIPPAQFNNELRLIIENAIREDVGPGDYSSLACIPAAAEGKAKLLVKQDGIIAGVAFAEMIFNYVDPSLKLEVFIKDGEPVKYGDVVFHVSGSSQSILKSERVVLNSMQRMSAIATKTNQYVQLLSGTGTKILDTRKTTPGFRAAEKWAVTIGGGENHRFALYDMIMLKDNHNDFAGGITAAITKTKNYLQENRLDLKIIVEARTLDEIREILLNEGVHRILIDNFNFEDTRTAVALIGSKCQTESSGNINENTIRQYADCGVDYISSGALTHSVYNMDLSLKAF; from the coding sequence ATGATTCCACCAGCGCAGTTCAACAATGAATTACGATTGATCATCGAAAATGCCATCCGTGAAGACGTGGGGCCGGGCGATTACAGTTCGCTCGCATGCATTCCCGCTGCCGCAGAAGGTAAAGCAAAGCTGCTTGTGAAGCAGGACGGTATTATTGCCGGTGTCGCTTTCGCGGAAATGATTTTCAACTACGTCGATCCGTCGTTGAAGTTGGAAGTATTCATTAAAGACGGGGAGCCTGTAAAATACGGCGATGTGGTTTTCCACGTGTCGGGCAGCTCGCAGTCCATCCTGAAATCAGAGCGCGTCGTGCTCAACTCGATGCAGCGTATGAGTGCCATTGCCACAAAGACCAACCAATACGTCCAACTGCTTTCGGGCACCGGCACCAAAATACTCGATACCCGAAAAACTACGCCGGGATTCAGGGCGGCAGAGAAGTGGGCAGTAACTATCGGCGGCGGCGAAAACCATCGTTTTGCGTTGTACGACATGATCATGCTTAAGGACAACCACAACGATTTTGCGGGCGGAATTACCGCGGCAATTACGAAAACGAAAAATTACCTACAGGAAAACCGACTCGATTTAAAGATTATCGTAGAAGCCCGTACGCTGGACGAAATTCGTGAAATACTCCTGAATGAGGGCGTGCACCGCATACTGATTGACAATTTCAATTTCGAGGACACGAGAACGGCGGTGGCGCTAATCGGATCGAAATGCCAGACCGAATCTTCGGGAAACATCAATGAGAATACCATACGGCAATATGCTGATTGTGGTGTGGATTATATCTCTTCGGGTGCCTTGACGCATTCGGTTTATAATATGGACCTGAGCCTGAAAGCGTTTTAA
- the gldI gene encoding gliding motility-associated peptidyl-prolyl isomerase GldI: MNWKQIMTMTLGILAAGCSQQQARKPVSHTGGTFMKESVVRNKKLIAGEEAVIDSIIKSDTVNKYIASKKGYWYYYVNQNTKDTLHPKKGDVAYFDYELNDIKGNVIYSEVELRPQVYHVDKQNIMMGMRDGIKLMKKNEKVTFLFPSHMGYGYHGDNKRIGPNTPLICTIALNDFKPDPGNAAQKTGTQTQVKPLLDKP; encoded by the coding sequence ATGAATTGGAAACAAATAATGACAATGACATTGGGCATACTCGCGGCAGGATGTTCCCAGCAACAGGCCAGAAAACCTGTTTCGCACACCGGCGGAACTTTCATGAAGGAATCGGTGGTGCGCAACAAGAAACTCATCGCCGGCGAGGAGGCCGTTATCGATTCGATCATCAAGAGCGACACCGTAAACAAATACATCGCATCAAAAAAAGGCTATTGGTATTACTACGTGAACCAAAATACCAAAGACACGCTGCATCCTAAAAAAGGGGATGTCGCTTATTTTGACTACGAGCTCAATGACATTAAGGGTAACGTCATTTACTCTGAGGTGGAATTGCGTCCGCAGGTGTATCACGTCGACAAGCAGAACATCATGATGGGCATGCGGGACGGCATCAAACTAATGAAGAAAAATGAAAAGGTCACCTTCCTTTTCCCTTCGCATATGGGCTACGGTTACCACGGCGACAACAAGCGCATCGGACCCAACACGCCGCTGATATGTACCATCGCGCTCAACGACTTTAAACCGGATCCGGGCAACGCTGCCCAGAAAACCGGAACCCAAACACAAGTAAAACCCCTATTAGATAAACCATGA
- a CDS encoding YihY/virulence factor BrkB family protein, producing MHVTQRIKLPWLHGFTLYDLLELYITGIGEGALPYRCSAIAFSFFMALFPFLLFILNLIPYIPISGFQEDFLKFVEEGVPPNTYDAIAAIINDIMHNSYQGLLSSGFLLSIFLQANGLNAVLVGFQKSQHVEAKRTFLKQYLVALAMSLLLTFVLILTVAIIVIFEVFIQSTNIPDVISDNIPLIVISRYIFVMLMILIGVSILFKFGTKRTAKRAFISVGSVFTTALIILSSYFFGIWVVKFSKYNELYGSIGTLLIVMFYIWINCLILLLGFELNVTINRIKKKNKML from the coding sequence ATGCATGTCACCCAGCGCATCAAGCTGCCCTGGCTGCACGGATTTACATTGTATGACCTGCTCGAGCTCTACATTACCGGGATAGGGGAAGGGGCGCTGCCTTATCGCTGTAGTGCCATTGCCTTCAGTTTCTTCATGGCGTTGTTTCCGTTTTTGCTGTTCATCCTCAACCTGATCCCGTATATACCCATTTCCGGATTCCAGGAAGACTTCCTTAAATTCGTCGAAGAGGGCGTGCCGCCCAATACCTATGATGCGATTGCGGCCATCATCAACGACATCATGCACAACAGCTACCAGGGGCTGTTATCATCGGGATTCCTGCTGTCGATTTTCCTGCAGGCCAACGGACTCAACGCGGTGCTCGTCGGTTTCCAGAAATCACAGCACGTAGAAGCCAAACGCACCTTCCTGAAGCAGTACCTGGTGGCACTCGCGATGTCGTTGCTGCTGACGTTCGTACTGATCCTTACTGTTGCCATCATCGTGATATTCGAAGTCTTTATCCAAAGCACCAATATTCCGGATGTGATCAGCGACAACATCCCGCTGATCGTTATCAGCCGGTACATTTTTGTAATGCTGATGATCCTGATCGGGGTGTCGATACTGTTTAAATTCGGGACCAAACGCACGGCAAAACGCGCATTCATTTCTGTCGGGTCCGTGTTTACCACCGCGCTGATTATCCTGTCATCTTATTTTTTCGGGATCTGGGTCGTTAAATTTTCAAAATATAACGAATTGTATGGTTCGATTGGGACGCTTCTCATCGTAATGTTTTATATTTGGATCAATTGCCTGATCCTGTTGCTTGGCTTTGAACTGAATGTGACCATCAACCGTATCAAAAAGAAAAATAAGATGCTTTAG
- a CDS encoding peptidylprolyl isomerase produces the protein MRKLILLFACISLFSCQDEHSKLQDGLYADIETVKGHIVIDLEFVRAPVTVANFVTLAEGKNPYVSANLKGKPFYDGLKFHRVEPNFVIQGGDPDGNGSGGPGYKFIDEITDLKHDRAGTLSMANSGPGTNGSQFFITHQETPHLDGRHTVFGYVVGNGMETVNKIVKDDGIISVKIIRKGAAAKKFDAVKVFTDYFVREAENKKKEAQMKALEQQEYEKKYSAVIAKKKAYFESLKGAVRTTASGLQYKTVAAGNGKKPNMNSTVYINYAGYFSNAVILDTNIEATANQFGKFNETRKMEGGYNPMPFQYGRKTGLIPGFIEGIELMSIGEKAVFFVPAALGYGEAGSEDGFIPPNADLIFELELLDKVQK, from the coding sequence ATGAGGAAACTGATCTTATTATTTGCCTGCATCAGCTTGTTTTCGTGCCAGGATGAGCACAGTAAATTGCAGGACGGCCTTTATGCTGATATTGAAACCGTAAAAGGCCACATCGTGATCGATCTTGAATTCGTAAGGGCGCCGGTCACGGTAGCCAATTTTGTTACGCTGGCCGAAGGGAAAAACCCCTATGTATCGGCGAACCTGAAAGGAAAACCATTTTACGACGGATTGAAGTTCCACCGTGTCGAGCCTAATTTTGTCATTCAGGGCGGAGACCCCGACGGGAACGGTTCTGGTGGTCCGGGTTACAAATTCATTGATGAGATTACCGACTTAAAGCATGACCGCGCCGGAACGCTTTCGATGGCCAATTCAGGCCCCGGAACAAATGGCAGCCAGTTTTTCATCACCCATCAGGAAACGCCGCATCTCGACGGCAGGCATACCGTATTCGGTTATGTCGTGGGAAATGGCATGGAAACGGTCAATAAAATCGTAAAAGATGATGGGATTATTTCTGTGAAGATCATCCGGAAAGGGGCGGCAGCAAAGAAATTCGACGCCGTAAAAGTCTTCACCGATTATTTTGTCAGGGAAGCCGAAAACAAAAAGAAGGAGGCTCAGATGAAAGCACTTGAGCAACAGGAATATGAGAAAAAATACAGTGCGGTGATCGCTAAAAAGAAAGCCTATTTTGAAAGCCTGAAAGGGGCTGTAAGAACTACCGCTTCAGGATTGCAGTACAAGACCGTTGCCGCAGGCAATGGGAAAAAGCCAAATATGAACTCGACGGTGTACATCAATTACGCCGGATATTTCTCAAATGCCGTAATCCTTGATACCAACATCGAGGCGACGGCCAACCAATTCGGGAAATTCAACGAAACCCGTAAGATGGAAGGCGGCTACAACCCGATGCCTTTCCAGTACGGCCGGAAAACAGGGCTGATCCCGGGCTTTATTGAAGGCATTGAATTGATGTCGATTGGCGAAAAGGCGGTATTCTTTGTCCCTGCCGCATTAGGCTACGGCGAAGCGGGCTCAGAGGACGGATTTATTCCACCCAATGCCGACCTGATCTTCGAATTGGAATTGCTTGATAAAGTTCAGAAATAA
- a CDS encoding DUF7660 family protein — protein MMDTRIEATKNIRTRQDFIVFLNELLLEYRANGPEWENNNLENFLSALADCAEGIDGFYANTQPQMNAEEASWKIFADILMSARIYE, from the coding sequence ATGATGGACACCAGGATAGAAGCGACCAAAAACATCAGAACCAGGCAGGATTTCATCGTCTTTCTGAATGAATTGTTGCTAGAGTACAGGGCAAACGGCCCAGAATGGGAAAATAATAATCTCGAAAATTTCCTCAGCGCTTTGGCAGACTGTGCGGAAGGCATTGACGGGTTTTACGCCAACACGCAACCCCAAATGAATGCCGAGGAGGCTTCCTGGAAAATCTTCGCCGATATTTTGATGAGTGCAAGGATTTACGAATAG
- a CDS encoding YdeI/OmpD-associated family protein has product MEYDPRIDEYIEKAQPFAQPILEHLRALVHKAVPEVQETIKWGFASFDYKGPFVTMASFKKHAVLGFWKSALLQDPHGYLDENSNNGGEAMGNLGRICSLNNLPPDAVIIDFIRQAKKLNDDGIKVPAKPKTPQLQAEAPDYFIEVLKANPKAFEIFENWSPGKRKEYIVWITEAKTEKTRNERMATAVEWISEGKIRNWKYVK; this is encoded by the coding sequence ATGGAATACGATCCGCGCATCGACGAATACATTGAGAAGGCGCAGCCGTTTGCCCAACCCATCTTGGAGCACCTGCGCGCACTCGTGCATAAAGCCGTTCCCGAAGTGCAGGAAACCATCAAGTGGGGATTCGCGTCATTCGATTACAAGGGCCCATTCGTGACCATGGCCTCGTTTAAGAAACACGCGGTTCTTGGGTTTTGGAAATCGGCACTGCTGCAGGATCCACACGGGTATTTGGATGAAAATTCGAATAATGGCGGCGAAGCGATGGGAAACCTTGGCCGGATATGCTCGTTGAATAATCTACCGCCTGACGCCGTGATTATTGATTTCATCCGACAGGCAAAGAAACTCAATGATGACGGCATTAAGGTTCCGGCCAAACCAAAAACGCCGCAACTTCAAGCCGAGGCGCCGGATTATTTCATTGAAGTATTGAAAGCGAATCCGAAGGCATTTGAAATATTTGAGAACTGGTCGCCCGGAAAAAGAAAGGAGTATATTGTCTGGATTACCGAGGCCAAAACTGAAAAAACCCGCAATGAGCGGATGGCTACTGCTGTGGAATGGATCAGTGAAGGTAAAATCAGGAATTGGAAATACGTAAAGTAG
- a CDS encoding DUF2147 domain-containing protein, protein MNKLSCIIITLLFAPLLFAQSVTGKWKTIDDETGKALGVVEIYEKNGKVYGRVLEILNPKDRNKTCANCSGDDRDKPILGLTIIKGLKKDGEEYNGGKILDPKSGKLYKCYINLENKDKLKVRGYIGISLFGRTQYWHRVKP, encoded by the coding sequence ATGAATAAACTATCGTGCATTATTATCACCTTGCTCTTTGCGCCGTTGCTCTTTGCGCAATCGGTGACGGGGAAATGGAAAACCATCGACGATGAAACCGGCAAGGCGCTCGGCGTAGTTGAAATTTACGAGAAAAACGGCAAGGTTTACGGTCGCGTGCTCGAAATCCTGAATCCGAAAGACAGGAATAAGACCTGTGCCAACTGCTCCGGCGATGACCGGGACAAGCCCATTCTCGGGCTGACGATCATAAAAGGGCTCAAAAAGGACGGCGAGGAATACAACGGCGGGAAAATCCTTGATCCCAAAAGCGGCAAGCTTTACAAATGCTACATCAACCTCGAAAACAAGGACAAACTCAAGGTGCGCGGTTACATCGGGATTTCGCTGTTCGGAAGAACACAGTACTGGCATCGCGTGAAGCCATAA
- a CDS encoding SRPBCC family protein: MRNFFETTPDCEIVTTRIFEFADSLVFKAWREPDHLKKWWGPEGFTNTFHAFDFSEGGMWDFTMHGPEKGNYHNVVEFLRIEEPRLIAWKRHSQPLFNVQATFEALQDDRTRLTFKMVFDAAAECDKLKKFVVDKNEENFDRLQKELEIMAHQ; encoded by the coding sequence ATGAGAAATTTCTTCGAGACCACGCCCGACTGTGAGATTGTCACCACAAGGATTTTTGAATTCGCGGACTCGCTGGTTTTTAAAGCGTGGCGTGAGCCGGACCACCTGAAAAAATGGTGGGGCCCTGAGGGTTTTACCAACACCTTCCATGCTTTTGATTTCAGCGAAGGCGGCATGTGGGACTTCACGATGCATGGCCCTGAAAAAGGGAATTACCACAATGTCGTCGAGTTTCTCCGGATTGAGGAGCCCAGACTCATTGCCTGGAAACGGCATTCGCAGCCGCTGTTTAACGTGCAGGCGACGTTCGAGGCACTTCAGGATGACAGGACCAGGCTCACTTTTAAGATGGTTTTTGACGCTGCGGCTGAGTGTGACAAGCTGAAAAAATTCGTGGTCGACAAGAATGAAGAGAATTTTGACAGGCTGCAGAAGGAACTGGAAATAATGGCCCACCAATAA
- a CDS encoding LytR/AlgR family response regulator transcription factor, producing MKLNCVIVDDSSIQRMIVGKLVSNHLNLNLVGEFSNALEAKNFMSYTAIDLLFLDVEMPIVSGFDLLDGLKVKPQVIFITSKPEYAVKAFDYDATDYLQKPITNARFESAIKRAMNLYNMQKDANDEEGDHIFIKSKLKKLKIFTAKIKWIEAYGDYVKVVTEDENHLVLSTMKSFENDLPSDRFVRVHKSYIVNIDKVDKFNSKFAEIGPTKIPLSRNKKEDLKKALEVTS from the coding sequence GTAATTGTAGATGACAGCTCTATACAAAGAATGATTGTCGGAAAACTGGTCAGCAATCATCTCAACCTGAATTTAGTCGGCGAGTTTTCAAACGCACTTGAAGCGAAGAACTTTATGTCCTACACGGCGATTGACCTGCTTTTCCTGGACGTGGAAATGCCTATTGTCAGTGGATTTGACCTGCTTGATGGGCTTAAGGTAAAACCCCAGGTGATCTTCATTACATCCAAACCCGAATATGCCGTTAAGGCCTTCGACTACGACGCAACCGATTATCTGCAAAAACCGATCACGAATGCCCGTTTCGAATCTGCAATCAAACGTGCCATGAACCTCTACAATATGCAGAAGGACGCCAATGATGAAGAGGGCGACCATATTTTCATCAAGAGCAAACTGAAGAAACTTAAGATATTTACCGCCAAGATCAAATGGATCGAAGCCTATGGCGATTATGTGAAAGTGGTGACCGAAGACGAAAACCACCTCGTGCTTTCCACAATGAAATCTTTTGAGAACGACCTGCCCTCGGATCGCTTTGTGCGCGTACACAAATCCTACATTGTCAATATCGATAAGGTAGATAAATTCAACAGCAAGTTTGCCGAAATCGGTCCGACGAAAATTCCGCTCAGCCGGAACAAAAAGGAAGATCTTAAAAAGGCACTCGAGGTGACTTCCTAA